Proteins encoded within one genomic window of Episyrphus balteatus chromosome 1, idEpiBalt1.1, whole genome shotgun sequence:
- the LOC129906741 gene encoding intraflagellar transport protein 46 homolog — translation MNYYDEEIKIDGSEPIKLEKVQSASKGSRRASAIGSAAASRHTIRAKPDGLPRSSSTTTNEDDEHLDGAKGLDDSDASDSESEDSKEYRENQQLGTRLISPSSWDNLSLPQEIKEIFPYIAKYTPQLIETEYHLQPFVPEYVPAVGDVDAFLRVSFPAIMDIRREQDIQEHLQKMGLHFLDEPSGQQSEPSLLSIKLGSVLTGSARSHSASKVPIAKSIIKDVDKWITEVEHIHLGQSGHNVQPEKDIETMMIDWPQSYATLQNELNRAYNDDNLSLVEYIRVLCEKLEIDCGGPGELTQAQCIQKVYTLFSMYLAANHSYE, via the exons ATGAATTACTACGACGAAGAAATCAAGATAGACGGCTCGGAGCCGATTAAACTTGAAAAAGTGCAAAGTGCGTCCAAGGGATCTCGACGTGCATCAGCTATAGGTTCAGCAGCTGCTTCTCGACATACAATTCGTGCCAAACCT gACGGATTACCTCgttcatcatcaacaacaacaaacgaggACGATGAACATCTGGACGGAGCAAAAGGACTCGACGATAGCGATGCCAGTGATTCAGAATCTGAAGATAGCAAAGAATATCGCGAAAACCAACAACTTGGCACACGACTTATAAGCCCGTCCAGTTGGGACAACCTTTCACTGCCGCAGGAGATCAAGGAGATCTTTCCTTACATTGCAAAGTACACACCTCAGCTCATTGAGACCGAGTACCACCTGCAACCATTTGTACCAGAATACGTACCAGCTGTTGGTGATGTTGACGCATTTCTGAGAGTATCATTTCCTGCTATAATGGACATACGTCGTGAACAGGATATCCAGGAACACCTCCAGAAAATGGGATTGCATTTCTTGGATGAACCAAGTGGTCAACAAAGTGAACCAAGTTTATTGAGCATCAAACTGGGATCAGTATTAACTGGCAGTGCTAGGTCACATTCAGCGTCAAAAGTTCCAATTgcaaaatcgataattaaggaTGTGGATAAATGGATCACAGAGGTTGAACATATTCATTTGGGACAATCTGGACATAATGTTCAGCCGGAGAAGGATATCGAGACAATGATGATTGATTGGCCACAATCCTATGCGACATTACAGAATGAACTTAATAGAGCTTATAATGATGATAATCTATCATTGGTCGAGTATATTAGAGTGTTGTGTGAGAAGCTTGAAATCGATTGTGGCGGGCCAGGAGAACTAACTCAAGCGCAATGCATACAAAAAGTTTATACTTTGTTTAGTATGTATTTAGCAGCAAATCATTCATATGAATAA
- the LOC129906490 gene encoding eukaryotic translation initiation factor 3 subunit H: MAGRGGNSRREQEVDSTITHVQCDGLAVMKMVKHCQEESSNMDLAQGALLGLVVDKRLEITNCFPFPKSGDELMDEDMYQLTMMRRLRRVNVDHFHVGWYQSSDVGNFLSLPLLESQYHYQTSIEESVVVIYDTAKSARGFLTLKAYRLTPQAIAMYKENDFTPDALRQLKVGYETLFVEIPIVIKNSPLTNIMMSELSEMVPEDQGHNFLDLGTASVLENHMRCLIDRVDELYQESMKYNKYQQMVFKQETEKHRALAKQAAENAVRVAKGEYAIPEEEVLKQFRPLPVPIRLNATITSGQINTYSQHISQFCSQSLAKLFITKSLQDAKEAKDSK; the protein is encoded by the exons ATGGCTGGTCGCGGTGGAAATTCTCGTCGTGAACAAGAAGTTGATAGCACAATTACACACGTACAATGTGATGGATTa GCTGTTATGAAAATGGTAAAACATTGCCAAGAAGAGTCCTCCAACATGGACTTGGCTCAAGGTGCTCTCCTCGGCTTGGTCGTGGACAAGCGTTTGGAAATCACCAATTGCTTTCCATTCCCTAAAAGCGGCGACGAACTCATGGACGAGGATATGTATCAATTGACAATGATGCGTCGTTTACGCCGTGTCAATGTCGATCATTTCCACGTCGGTTGGTATCAGAGTTCCGATGTTGGTAATTTCTTGTCGTTGCCATTATTGGAATCACAATATCATTACCAGACTAGCATTGAAGAGTCAGTTGTTGTTATTTATGACACTGCGAAGTCTGCTCGTGGGTTCTTAACTTTGAAAGCGTATCGTCTGACTCCACAGGCCATTGCCATGTACAAGGAGAATGACTTTACTCCGGACGCTTTGCGTCAACTCAAAGTTGGCTATGAAACGTTGTTTGTTGAGATTCCAATTGTCATTAAGAACTCACCTCTGACTAATATCATGATGAGTGAGTTGAGCGAAATGGTGCCCGAAGATCAGGGTCATAACTTTTTGGATTTGGGAACTGCGTCGGTGTTGGAGAATCATATGCGTTGTTTGATTGATAGAGTCGATGAACTCTATCAGGAATCGATGAAGTACAATAAGTACCAACAGATGGTCTTTAAACAGGAAACC GAGAAACATCGTGCTTTAGCTAAACAAGCTGCTGAAAATGCAGTTCGTGTTGCTAAAGGTGAATATGCTATACCAGAAGAGGAGGTTCTTAAGCAGTTCCGTCCTTTGCCAGTGCCAATTCGATTGAATGCCACAATTACTTCCGGACAAATTAATACTTATTCCCAACATATATCGCAATTCTGTTCTCAGTCTTTGGCCAAGTTATTTATTACTAAATCATTGCAAGATGCTAAGGAAGCTAAGGATTCGAAGTAG
- the LOC129920095 gene encoding ankyrin-3: protein MSKFIADINERLFYYVSTGDLDNVIKLLLEGASATKKSSCGRTALGQAALKGHTEVLEVLLQSCEEGDTVFNSRTVARCTDMEIDYTPDGMDNLEWDDEIDSDSCTTSENDECSSLYLYYAKTFEQTGAILVNNNYGSKREDPHSVDALSRAPIHYAAAYGHIDCLNILLQHKSPVDITTAKGITPLHLAVNSEEIVRLLLSHRANPNRKTFTTGETALHIAIRQGNLQVVELLLQSGAYINETNNREYTPLMCAIELDADEIAFSLVSKGAKLNLEDCNGHTALYLAVARNKVNLAGYLLQHGARLLISHYLLHKCVKHDYHEMARLLLAHGAGDNLNVRDLAGCTAIFLAIFSCNAEMLECLLENANRRGIQPIDRNSNELYYAVQYAESVQRFGRVARVLLAHGVPLNTLGTSCCQTPLTRAIALKKLDIAEFLIKEGADVNIICTEHVADTLRVALRSSYLNLLILLVHAGLNISLFQPVNRHKPHWNANRQDLESWITYQCRNPLSLQSLSRIQIRKHLINNLDKPIANTNNHNESRLRMLIKQTGIPIPLQKYLSEFDDLPRIC from the exons ATGTCGAAGTTCATTGCGGACATTAATGAACGATTATTCTATTATGTATCGACTGGAGATTTGGATAATGTTATTAAACTCCTTCTAGAAGGAGCAAGTGCAACAAAGAAATCTTCTTGTGGTCGTACAGCTTTAGGGCAGGCGGCTTTAAAAGGACACACTGAAGTATTGGAAGTGTTACTTCAGTCATGCGAGGAAGGTGACACAGTTTTTA ATTCCAGAACTGTAGCCAGATGTACAGATATGGAAATTGACTATACCCCAGATGGTATGGATAATCTGGAATGGGATGACGAAATCGATAGTGACTCTTGTACGACATCTGAAAACGATGAATGTTCATCGTTGTACCTTTATTATGCTAAGACTTTTGAACAAACTGGAgcaattttagtaaataataaTTACGGATCGAAGCGTGAAGATCCACACTCGGTTGATGCCTTGAGTCGTGCTCCAATACACTATGCGGCAGCATATGGTCACATTGATTGCCTTAACATATTGTTGCAACACAAGTCGCCAGTGGATATTACCACTGCAAAGGGTATAACACCGTTGCATTTAGCAGTTAATAGCGAAGAGATTGTTAGGTTGCTACTCAGTCATCGGGCCAATCCGAATCGGAAAACCTTTACAACGGGTGAGACGGCTTTGCATATTGCAATTCGTCAAGGGAATCTTCAAGTG GTGGAATTGTTACTCCAATCAGGAGCTTATATAAACGAAACAAATAATCGTGAGTACACACCCCTGATGTGTGCCATTGAATTGGATGCTGATGAAATTGCATTCAGTCTTGTGAGCAAAGGGGCCAAATTGAATCTGGAAGATTGTAATGGACATACGGCGCTATATCTGGCCGTAGCACGAAACAAAGTCAACTTGGCTGGTTATTTGCTCCAGCATGGAGCACGTCTTCTCATTTCCCACTACCTGCTACACAAATGCGTTAAGCATGACTATCATGAAATGGCTAGACTCCTCCTTGCCCATGGTGCGGGTGATAATTTAAATGTTAGAGATTTAGCTGGTTGTACAGCAATATTCTTGGCTATATTCAGTTGTAATGCCGAGATGTTGGAGTGTTTGCTGGAGAATGCCAATAGAAGGGGGATTCAACCAATCGATCGTAATTCAAATGAATTGTATTATGCAGTTCAGTATGCTGAATCGGTTCAACGATTCGGAAGAGTTGCAAGGGTATTGTTGGCACACGGTGTGCCATTGAATACACTTGGGACATCATGTTGTCAGACTCCATTGACCAGAGCTATAGCGTTGAAAAAGCTAGATATTGCAGAGTTCTTGATTAAGGAGGGGGCTGATGTGAATATTATTTGTACGGAACATGTAGCTGATACGCTGCGAGTGGCACTAAGGTCATCGTACCTGAATTTGCTGATATTGTTGG TCCATGCTGGTCTCAATATATCACTTTTTCAACCAGTCAATCGTCACAAGCCCCATTGGAATGCTAATCGTCAAGATCTTGAATCATGGATAACCTATCAGTGCCGCAATCCGTTGTCATTGCAAAGTTTGTCTCGAATTCAAATacgaaaacatttaattaaCAATTTGGACAAACCAATCGCCAATACGAATAATCACAACGAATCTCGATTACGTATGCTGATTAAACAAACTGGAATACCAATTCCATTGCAGAAATACTTGAGCGAATTTGATGATTTGCCAAGAATTTGTTGA
- the LOC129920101 gene encoding ankyrin repeat domain-containing protein 39 produces MEHATDCGCSQHASTTQQTLSELDFERGIWNAAIYNEVERIKSFIHLGKTMDRDNFGYTALHYAARNGNEDICNILINVGGADVNAVTNGGATPLHRAAMMGHLNIVELLIKAKANCLLQDEDGQTALHRAAANSHVSISNYLIDLQPILKTIKDKKDQTPFDVIPRNANDDFKFLLKP; encoded by the exons atgGAACACGCAACGGATTGTGGATGTAGTCAGCATGCTTCTACCACACAACAGACACTTTCAGAATTAGATTTTGAACGCGGCATCTGGAATGCAG CAATTTACAATGAAGTCGAACGaattaaaagttttattcaTCTTGGCAAAACAATGGACCGTGATAATTTTGGTTACACAGCTCTACATTATGCAGCCAGGAATGGCAATGAAGATATTTGCAATATCCTCATAAATGTTGGCGGTGCAGACGTGAATGCTGTAACAAATGGTGGGGCAACTCCACTTCATCGAGCTGCTATGATGG GTCACTTAAACATTGTTGAATTACTTATTAAAGCCAAAGCTAATTGTCTGCTGCAAGATGAAGATGGACAAACTGCACTTCACCGTGCCGCCGCCAATAGCCATGTAAGCATTTCCAACTATCTCATCGATTTGCAACCAATTCTAAAAACGattaaagataaaaaagatCAAACTCCATTTGATGTTATACCGCGTAACGCAAAcgatgattttaaatttttgcttaaaccttaa
- the LOC129920108 gene encoding uncharacterized protein LOC129920108, whose product MECLTRQAVAKPSSAPLSALVTSTTASAAVASSPGSASAPAAAPATPPASSAIPTTTTNNVPTPVSCSTNVVTIPVPIVSQEDIYTYVSIKGSLHDRTTAVFGLNNDEVLALSKRFENGTTQIVNGIIINTPPMQLINTLSQLGYKVICSTGEAEIVWTMQREV is encoded by the coding sequence ATGGAATGTTTAACGAGACAAGCTGTTGCAAAGCCTTCGTCAGCACCATTATCAGCCTTAGTAACTTCAACAACAGCTTCAGCAGCTGTAGCATCATCACCGGGTTCAGCTTCTGCTCCAGCTGCTGCTCCAGCAACACCACCAGCTTCTTCGGCAATACCAACTACAACAACTAATAATGTTCCAACACCAGTATCGTGTAGTACAAATGTTGTAACCATTCCAGTGCCGATTGTTAGCCAGGAAGACATTTATACGTATGTAAGCATTAAAGGATCTCTACACGATCGTACCACCGcagtttttggtttaaataacGATGAAGTATTGGCATTGTCGAAACGTTTTGAAAATGGTACTACACAAATTGTAAATGGAATTATAATTAATACACCACCAATGCAACTTATTAATACATTGAGTCAATTGGGTTATAAAGTTATTTGTAGTACTGGTGAAGCTGAAATTGTTTGGACTATGCAACGTGAAGTTTAA